One stretch of Nomascus leucogenys isolate Asia chromosome 7b, Asia_NLE_v1, whole genome shotgun sequence DNA includes these proteins:
- the CCNA2 gene encoding cyclin-A2: protein MLGNSAPGRATREAGSALLALQQTALQEDQENINPEKAAPVQQPRTRAALAVLKAGNPRGLAQQQRPKTRRVAPLKDLPVNDEHVTVPPWKANSKQPAFTIHVDEAEKETQKPAESQKTEREDALAFNSAISLPGPRKPLVPLDYPMDGSFESPHTMDMSIVLEDEKPVSVNEVPDYHEDIHTYLREMEVKCKPKVGYMKKQPDITNSMRAILVDWLVEVGEEYKLQNETLHLAVNYIDRFLSSMSVLRGKLQLVGTAAMLLASKFEEIYPPEVAEFVYITDDTYTKKQVLRMEHLVLKVLTFDLAAPTVHQFLTQYFLHQQPANCKVESLAMFLGELSLIDADPYLKYLPSVIAGAAFHLALYTVTGQSWPESLIRKTGYTLESLKPCLMDLHQTYLKAPQHAQQSIREKYKHSKYHGVSLLNPPETLNL from the exons ATGTTGGGCAACTCGGCGCCGGGGCGTGCGACCCGCGAGGCGGGCTCGGCACTGCTAGCATTGCAGCAGACGGCGCTCCAAGAGGACCAGGAGAATATCAACCCGGAAAAGGCAGCGCCCGTCCAGCAACCGCGGACCCGGGCCGCGTTGGCGGTTTTGAAGGCCGGGAACCCGCGGGGTCTAGCGCAGCAGCAGAGGCCGAAGACGAGACGG gttgcaCCCCTTAAGGATCTTCCTGTAAATGATGAGCATGTCACCGTGCCTCCTTGGAAAGCAAACAGTAAACAGCCTGCGTTCACCATTCATGTGGatgaagcagaaaaagagactcAGAAGCCAGCTGAATCTCAAAAAACAGAGCGTGAAGATGCCCTGGCTTTTAATTCAGCCATTAGTTTACCTGGACCCAGAAAACCATTGGTCCCTCTTGATTATCCAATGGATGGTAGTTTTG AGTCACCACATACTATGGACATGTCAATTGTATTAGAAGATGAAAAGCCAGTGAGTGTTAATGAAGTACCAGACTACCATGAGGATATTCACACATACCTTAGGGAAATGGAG GTTAAATGTAAACCTAAAGTGGGTTACATGAAGAAACAGCCAGACATCACTAACAGTATGAGAGCTATCCTCGTGGACTGGTTAGTTGAAGTAGGAGAAGAATATAAACTACAGAATGAGACCCTTCATTTGGCTGTGAACTACATTGATAGGTTCCTTTCTTCCATGTCAGTACTGAGAGGAAAGCTTCAGCTTGTGGGCACTGCTGCTATGCTGTTAGCCTC AAAGTTTGAAGAAATATACCCCCCAGAAGTAGCAGAGTTTGTGTACATTACAGATGATACCTACACCAAGAAACAAGTTCTGAGAATGGAGCATCTAGTTTTGAAAGTCCTTACTTTTGACTTAGCTGCTCCAACAGTACATCAGTTTCTTACCCAATACTTTCTGCATCAGCAACCTGCAAACTGCAAAGTTGAAAGTTTAGCAATG TTTTTGGGAGAATTAAGTTTGATAGATGCTGACCCATACCTAAAGTATTTGCCATCAGTTATTGCTGGAGCTGCCTTTCATTTAGCACTCTACACAGTCACGGGACAAAGCTGG CCTGAATCATTAATACGAAAGACTGGATATACCCTGGAAAGTCTTAAGCCTTGTCTCATGGACCTTCACCAGACCTACCTCAAAGCACCACAGCATGCACAACAGTCAATAAGAGAAAAGTACAAACATTCAAA GTATCATGGTGTTTCTCTCCTCAACCCACCAGAGACACTAAATCTGTAA